In Gordonia phthalatica, one genomic interval encodes:
- a CDS encoding NAD(P)H-quinone oxidoreductase — MRAVDGSEPLVASDVPEPVPSPGEVIIDVAAAGVNRADILQRAGNYPPPPGASSILGLEVSGTVSALGDGVTGWAIGDQVCALLAGGGYAEKVAVPSEQVMPVPRGVDLVSAAALPEVACTVMSNVVMTGRLAPGELFLVHGGSSGIGTHAIQVARALGCRVATTARNAEKLARTKELGADILIDYTSDDFTTRVKAEGGADVILDIMGAKYLAANVAALATNGRLVIIGMQGGVKAELNIGALMAKRASVIGTTLRSRPTTGGPDSKAAVITETVARTWPLIESGDIVPVIDSTFPLADVEAAHTRLTSGDAIGKVLLTL; from the coding sequence ATGCGTGCCGTGGATGGATCCGAACCGCTCGTCGCCTCCGACGTTCCTGAACCCGTGCCGTCGCCGGGTGAGGTGATCATCGACGTCGCCGCGGCGGGCGTCAATCGCGCCGACATCCTGCAGCGAGCGGGCAACTACCCGCCGCCGCCGGGAGCGTCGAGCATTCTGGGTCTGGAGGTGTCCGGCACGGTGAGCGCGCTGGGCGACGGCGTGACCGGTTGGGCGATCGGCGATCAGGTCTGCGCACTGCTCGCGGGCGGCGGCTACGCAGAGAAGGTGGCGGTGCCGTCGGAGCAGGTGATGCCGGTGCCGCGCGGCGTGGATCTGGTGTCGGCGGCAGCGTTGCCGGAGGTGGCGTGCACCGTGATGTCGAACGTGGTGATGACCGGCCGACTGGCTCCGGGCGAACTGTTCCTGGTGCACGGCGGCAGCAGCGGCATCGGGACGCACGCGATCCAGGTGGCGCGCGCCCTCGGCTGCCGTGTCGCGACCACCGCGCGAAATGCCGAGAAGCTGGCCCGGACAAAGGAGTTGGGCGCCGACATCCTGATCGACTACACGTCCGACGACTTCACCACGCGCGTCAAGGCCGAGGGCGGTGCCGACGTCATCCTCGACATCATGGGCGCCAAGTATCTGGCGGCGAATGTCGCGGCGCTCGCGACCAACGGCCGACTCGTCATCATCGGCATGCAGGGCGGGGTGAAGGCGGAGTTGAACATCGGAGCGCTGATGGCCAAGCGCGCATCGGTCATCGGCACCACACTCCGGTCGCGGCCGACCACCGGCGGCCCCGATTCGAAGGCCGCGGTGATCACCGAGACGGTGGCGCGGACGTGGCCGCTGATCGAGTCCGGGGACATCGTGCCGGTGATCGACTCCACCTTCCCGCTCGCCGACGTCGAGGCCGCGCACACACGGCTCACCTCGGGCGATGCGATCGGGAAGGTACTGCTGACGCTCTGA
- a CDS encoding MspA family porin translates to MRRRIILALAVAFAALTALASITAGVSDARTYQTREGVNITLNASKLTAKKVAPLDGSPFSGEAYLSSDVHAALKGIKGKKVRATVEVGYQIGYPVSVAPQGVKITAHTPELKLTGGVNAKFAPEVSVDGTGGGLKPGEVGAELGAEATVIPSADLEFEVGAGKITTITLAEIALTKPVADVVLSGVELNISNAVGPISVRPFAKISVTTDTGVYVYYDRGPVSRI, encoded by the coding sequence ATGAGAAGAAGAATCATCCTGGCCCTGGCGGTCGCGTTCGCTGCGCTCACCGCCCTGGCATCCATCACCGCCGGCGTCAGCGACGCCCGCACCTACCAGACTCGCGAGGGCGTGAACATCACGCTCAACGCATCCAAGCTGACGGCCAAGAAGGTTGCGCCGCTGGACGGTTCGCCGTTCTCCGGCGAGGCCTACCTCTCGTCGGATGTGCACGCCGCACTCAAGGGCATCAAGGGCAAGAAGGTCCGCGCGACCGTCGAGGTCGGCTACCAGATCGGCTACCCGGTGTCGGTGGCGCCGCAGGGCGTCAAGATCACCGCGCACACGCCGGAGCTCAAGCTGACCGGCGGAGTGAACGCCAAGTTCGCACCTGAGGTCAGTGTCGACGGCACCGGCGGCGGCCTCAAGCCCGGTGAGGTCGGTGCCGAACTCGGCGCCGAGGCCACCGTGATCCCGTCTGCAGACCTGGAATTCGAGGTCGGCGCGGGCAAGATCACCACGATCACTCTCGCTGAGATCGCCCTGACCAAGCCGGTCGCCGACGTCGTCCTGTCGGGCGTCGAACTGAACATCTCGAACGCCGTCGGACCGATCAGCGTCCGCCCGTTCGCGAAGATCTCGGTCACCACTGACACCGGCGTCTACGTCTACTACGACCGCGGGCCCGTCAGCCGCATCTAA
- a CDS encoding ABC transporter ATP-binding protein, whose amino-acid sequence MTRGMGGRGMRGVDEDAIRRQNAEAPVVTDLGKRVVSLFAPYRWQIVITCLIVVVAAAIGVIPPLLVEQIFDRALFPPGGKPSLELLSWLVAAMVGLYLASALLNVVQTWLTATIGNRITGDLRVRLFEHLQAMELGFFTRTKTGVIQSRLQNDVGGVSGVLTSTVTSILGNVVTVIASLVAMILIDWRLTIASVILMPILVLVQRRVGRIRAKIAARTQESLSELTAITQETLSISGILLSKSFNRQRTESVRYQAENANQIALQVKQTMSGQTFFAVVQVLMSSVPAVIYLIAGWLLTGDATSGITAGAIVAFTTVQARLLQPLVSLMRVALEVQTSRALFARIFEYLDLVPAIQDAPDAISAADAPGPRGSIRLDDVVFRFPDASPEARPTLDHVSLRVGQGEHVALVGPSGSGKSTILYLIPRLYEATDGAVVFSGTDVRALTADSIIDEIGIVSQETYLFHATIAENLRYAKPDATDDELIRACTAANIHHIIESFEDGYDTMVGERGYRLSGGEKQRIAIARVLLKDPPVLLLDEATSALDTVSERVVQEAIDTLAHGRTTITIAHRLSTIVDSDVIYVIDAGRIVESGTHAELMASDGLYAELAEQQVAAARIEGTVADDRPPLPSRRADRCPEPGELPAEIAALVAPYLRPRALEPD is encoded by the coding sequence ATGACTCGGGGTATGGGCGGACGCGGCATGCGCGGCGTCGACGAGGACGCGATCCGGAGGCAGAACGCCGAAGCGCCCGTCGTCACGGACCTCGGTAAACGCGTCGTCTCACTGTTCGCTCCGTACCGGTGGCAGATCGTCATCACCTGCCTCATCGTGGTGGTCGCGGCGGCGATCGGCGTCATCCCGCCGCTGCTCGTCGAGCAGATCTTCGACAGGGCGCTGTTCCCGCCCGGAGGCAAGCCGTCCCTGGAACTGCTGAGCTGGCTGGTGGCTGCGATGGTCGGGTTGTACCTGGCGTCCGCCCTGCTCAACGTGGTGCAGACCTGGCTCACGGCCACCATCGGAAACCGGATCACGGGCGACCTGCGAGTCCGTCTGTTCGAGCACCTCCAGGCGATGGAGCTGGGCTTCTTCACCCGGACCAAGACAGGCGTCATCCAGTCCCGCCTCCAGAACGACGTCGGCGGCGTCTCCGGCGTGCTGACCTCGACGGTCACGTCGATCCTCGGGAACGTGGTCACGGTGATCGCCTCGTTGGTGGCGATGATCCTGATCGACTGGAGGCTCACCATCGCGTCGGTCATCCTCATGCCGATCCTGGTCCTGGTGCAGCGCCGCGTGGGTCGGATCCGCGCGAAGATCGCCGCGCGCACCCAGGAGTCGCTGTCGGAGCTGACGGCGATCACGCAGGAGACGTTGAGCATCTCCGGGATCCTGCTGTCCAAGTCGTTCAACCGGCAGCGCACCGAATCGGTCCGCTACCAGGCGGAGAACGCCAACCAGATCGCTCTGCAAGTGAAGCAGACGATGAGCGGCCAGACGTTCTTCGCCGTCGTCCAGGTCCTCATGTCGTCGGTGCCCGCGGTGATCTACCTGATCGCCGGATGGCTGCTGACCGGCGACGCGACGTCCGGGATCACCGCCGGTGCGATCGTCGCGTTCACCACCGTGCAGGCCCGACTGCTGCAGCCGCTGGTCTCGCTGATGCGCGTCGCCCTCGAAGTGCAGACCTCCCGCGCACTGTTCGCGCGGATCTTCGAATACCTGGATCTGGTCCCGGCGATCCAGGACGCACCCGACGCGATCTCGGCGGCGGACGCGCCGGGCCCGCGCGGCAGCATCCGGCTCGACGACGTCGTGTTCCGCTTCCCCGACGCGTCACCGGAGGCACGACCGACCCTCGACCACGTCAGCCTCCGCGTCGGGCAGGGCGAGCACGTGGCGCTGGTCGGGCCGTCCGGATCGGGCAAGTCCACGATCCTCTACTTGATCCCGCGGCTGTACGAGGCGACCGACGGCGCGGTGGTCTTCTCCGGCACCGATGTGCGCGCCCTGACGGCCGATTCGATCATCGACGAGATCGGGATCGTCTCGCAGGAGACCTACCTGTTCCACGCGACGATCGCCGAGAACCTCCGCTACGCCAAACCCGACGCCACCGACGACGAGCTGATCCGCGCCTGCACCGCCGCCAACATCCACCACATCATCGAGAGCTTCGAGGACGGCTACGACACGATGGTCGGCGAACGCGGCTATCGGCTGTCCGGCGGCGAGAAGCAACGCATCGCGATCGCGCGCGTCCTGCTCAAGGACCCGCCGGTCCTGCTGCTCGACGAGGCGACGTCGGCCCTGGACACCGTGTCCGAACGGGTGGTGCAGGAGGCGATCGACACCCTCGCTCACGGGCGCACCACCATCACCATCGCGCACCGACTCTCCACGATCGTCGACTCCGACGTGATCTACGTGATCGACGCCGGCCGGATCGTCGAATCGGGGACGCACGCAGAGTTGATGGCGAGCGACGGCCTGTACGCGGAACTCGCCGAGCAGCAGGTCGCGGCCGCGCGGATCGAGGGAACCGTCGCCGACGATCGGCCGCCGCTGCCGTCGCGTCGTGCCGACCGCTGCCCCGAGCCGGGGGAGCTGCCGGCGGAGATCGCAGCGCTCGTCGCGCCGTACCTGCGCCCGCGTGCACTGGAACCGGACTAG
- a CDS encoding alanine/glycine:cation symporter family protein codes for MDALDTAVIWFNDHYGYVLIALLVGAGVWWGARTVVVQIRLAPDMARAIKERPPQGKAGGTQISAFRAFCISAASRVGTGNVAGVAVAITIGGPGAVFWMWMLAIIGGATAFVESTLGQLYKVRDGADYRGGPAYYLSRGIKNKKVGMAMAFLFALAITFTYGFVFNAVQSNSITAAVDLAMDVDGDWVPYVIGGVLAVLTAAVIFGGVHRISGVSQVLVPLMAILYVGLALVVVVTNLTQLPGVVRDIVESAFGFREFVGGGVWAAIMQGARRGLFSNEAGMGSTPNAAATAAVSHPVKQGLVQTLGVYFDTLVVCSATAFIILLSDPDYGSDIEGVQLTQTALAHHIGSFAGPLLAVILFFLAFSSVIGNYYYGETNIAFFTGRTWVLNVFRVIVVGFVFFGAIAKVSLVWNLADVFSSVMATVNILGLFAIGGVAVALLRNYSIQRAKGIDPVFHRDDIPGLTGVECWDGTDPETVRKSEPASV; via the coding sequence ATGGACGCCCTCGACACCGCTGTGATCTGGTTCAACGACCACTACGGCTACGTGCTCATCGCACTGCTGGTGGGCGCCGGCGTGTGGTGGGGTGCGCGCACCGTCGTCGTGCAGATCAGGCTCGCGCCCGATATGGCGCGCGCCATCAAGGAACGACCACCGCAGGGCAAGGCGGGCGGCACCCAGATCTCGGCGTTCCGCGCCTTCTGCATCTCCGCGGCCTCCCGCGTGGGGACCGGCAACGTCGCGGGCGTCGCGGTGGCGATCACTATCGGCGGTCCCGGCGCGGTGTTCTGGATGTGGATGCTGGCGATCATCGGCGGTGCCACCGCTTTCGTCGAATCGACGCTCGGCCAGCTGTACAAGGTGCGCGACGGCGCCGACTACCGCGGAGGTCCCGCCTACTACCTGAGCCGCGGCATCAAGAACAAGAAGGTCGGCATGGCCATGGCCTTCCTCTTCGCCCTGGCCATCACCTTCACCTACGGCTTCGTGTTCAACGCGGTGCAGTCCAACTCCATCACCGCGGCCGTCGACCTCGCCATGGACGTCGACGGTGACTGGGTCCCCTACGTCATCGGTGGCGTGCTCGCCGTCCTCACCGCCGCGGTGATCTTCGGCGGCGTCCACCGCATCTCCGGTGTCTCCCAGGTGCTGGTGCCGCTGATGGCGATTCTGTACGTCGGTCTCGCGCTGGTGGTCGTGGTGACGAACCTGACCCAGCTGCCCGGCGTGGTCCGCGACATCGTCGAATCGGCGTTCGGCTTCCGCGAGTTCGTCGGCGGCGGCGTGTGGGCCGCGATCATGCAGGGCGCGCGGCGAGGCCTGTTCTCCAACGAAGCCGGCATGGGTTCCACCCCGAACGCCGCGGCGACCGCCGCCGTCTCGCACCCGGTGAAGCAGGGCCTCGTCCAGACCCTCGGCGTCTACTTCGACACCCTCGTCGTCTGCTCGGCGACCGCGTTCATCATCCTGCTGTCCGACCCCGATTACGGCAGCGACATCGAAGGCGTGCAGCTCACGCAGACCGCCCTCGCACACCACATCGGTTCGTTCGCGGGCCCGCTGCTGGCCGTGATCCTGTTCTTCCTCGCGTTCAGCTCGGTAATCGGCAACTACTACTACGGCGAGACCAACATCGCCTTCTTCACCGGCCGCACCTGGGTGCTCAACGTGTTCCGCGTGATCGTCGTCGGCTTCGTCTTCTTCGGCGCCATCGCCAAGGTGTCGCTGGTCTGGAACCTCGCCGACGTCTTCTCGTCGGTGATGGCGACGGTCAACATCCTCGGTCTGTTCGCGATCGGCGGCGTCGCGGTCGCACTGCTGCGCAACTACTCGATCCAGCGGGCCAAGGGCATCGACCCGGTGTTCCACCGCGACGACATCCCCGGCCTCACCGGCGTGGAGTGCTGGGACGGGACCGATCCGGAGACGGTGCGGAAGTCGGAGCCGGCGTCGGTCTAG
- a CDS encoding bile acid:sodium symporter family protein, which produces MRFRLPSFLSPFILLLIAIPLIATALPARGGTADALDYATIAAVCLLFFLHGAKLTPSDAREGFTRWQFQLVVLACTFVVFPLLGIALTLLPASILSPVMATGFLFLAILPSTVQSSIAFTSIARGNVALAVSSASISNVLGVVLTPLLAGVLLGSSVHITPKSLLGIVGELVVPFVAGQLLHKRMRGFLKRNHRVVSIVDQGSVLLVVYAAFSIGVTQGLWTVVPPSQLLMVVAVSVVLLAVVLGAFFGLGKAMRLPRGDAIVLLFCGSKKSQVSGLPMATLLFPAAQVGMYVLPLMIFHIIQLLVCAVLANRYAATAPVEPPDEPVAAVAAT; this is translated from the coding sequence ATGCGTTTCCGACTGCCGAGCTTCTTGAGCCCGTTCATCTTGCTGTTGATCGCGATCCCCCTGATCGCGACAGCGCTGCCCGCGCGAGGCGGCACGGCCGACGCCCTCGACTACGCGACCATCGCCGCCGTCTGCCTGCTGTTCTTCCTGCACGGTGCCAAGCTCACGCCGTCCGACGCCCGCGAGGGCTTCACCCGCTGGCAGTTTCAACTGGTGGTGCTGGCCTGTACGTTCGTCGTCTTCCCCCTGCTCGGGATCGCGCTCACGCTGCTGCCGGCGTCGATCCTGAGCCCGGTCATGGCGACCGGCTTCCTGTTCCTGGCCATCCTGCCGTCGACGGTGCAGTCGTCGATCGCGTTCACCTCCATCGCCCGCGGCAACGTGGCCCTGGCCGTCAGCTCGGCGTCGATCTCGAACGTCCTCGGCGTCGTCCTGACCCCGCTGCTCGCCGGCGTCCTGCTCGGGTCGTCCGTCCACATCACCCCGAAGTCCCTGCTCGGGATCGTCGGCGAGCTGGTGGTCCCGTTCGTCGCCGGACAGCTGTTGCACAAGCGGATGCGCGGCTTCCTCAAGCGGAACCACCGCGTCGTGTCGATCGTCGACCAGGGGTCCGTGCTGCTCGTCGTCTACGCCGCGTTCAGCATCGGCGTGACGCAGGGACTTTGGACCGTCGTCCCGCCGTCGCAGCTGCTCATGGTGGTCGCGGTGTCGGTGGTCTTGCTGGCGGTCGTGCTCGGCGCGTTCTTCGGGTTGGGCAAGGCGATGCGCCTGCCGCGCGGCGATGCGATCGTCCTGCTGTTCTGCGGATCCAAGAAGAGCCAGGTCTCCGGCCTGCCGATGGCGACCCTGTTGTTCCCGGCCGCCCAGGTCGGCATGTACGTCCTGCCGCTGATGATCTTCCACATCATCCAGCTGCTGGTGTGCGCGGTCCTGGCGAATCGGTACGCGGCGACAGCGCCCGTGGAGCCTCCTGACGAGCCGGTCGCGGCCGTCGCGGCGACCTGA
- a CDS encoding LysR family transcriptional regulator has protein sequence MADLDPVQLRTFVAVAGQLGFSPAARRLGLSQSAVSRHVRALESAVGRPLLDRDTHTVRLTAAGEIFLGYARRILDLSDEAVEVLGEAGPRGRVRFGVSEDFALTRLPDFLRRFTADYPDIDLEFTVELSVVLHRLLRTGELDAVLAMRIDDTSGGDAFASWSLFRDRQVWIGEPGFTLRPDEPVPLVLYPRPSLTRDAALDALVAAGRAHRTVASSGSLSGLRAAALGGLGLMPFAGSLIPDGLVELDTDLPQLPPITFVLMTRGSHVPAATRVLIEALQADHGEVGATQL, from the coding sequence ATGGCCGATCTCGATCCCGTGCAGTTGCGGACCTTCGTCGCCGTCGCAGGCCAGTTAGGCTTCTCGCCGGCGGCCCGCCGGCTGGGTCTGAGCCAATCCGCGGTCAGCCGCCATGTGCGGGCCCTCGAATCGGCGGTGGGGCGGCCGCTCCTGGACCGTGACACGCACACCGTCCGCCTCACGGCGGCGGGGGAGATCTTTCTCGGTTACGCCCGCCGCATCCTGGACCTCTCCGACGAGGCCGTGGAGGTGCTGGGTGAAGCCGGACCGCGCGGTCGCGTCCGCTTCGGCGTCTCCGAAGACTTCGCGCTCACCCGACTGCCGGACTTCCTGCGCCGATTCACCGCCGACTACCCGGACATCGACCTCGAGTTCACCGTGGAGTTGAGCGTCGTCCTGCACCGACTGCTGCGAACCGGGGAACTCGACGCGGTCCTCGCGATGCGGATCGACGACACCAGCGGAGGCGACGCCTTCGCCTCCTGGTCGCTCTTCCGCGACCGCCAGGTGTGGATCGGCGAACCGGGATTCACCCTGCGACCCGACGAGCCGGTCCCGCTCGTGCTGTATCCGCGACCGAGCCTGACGCGCGACGCCGCCCTCGATGCGCTGGTCGCGGCGGGTCGCGCGCACCGGACGGTCGCGTCGTCGGGCAGTCTGAGCGGCCTGCGTGCGGCCGCGCTCGGCGGCCTGGGGCTGATGCCGTTCGCCGGCTCGCTGATCCCCGACGGTCTCGTCGAACTCGACACGGACTTGCCGCAGCTCCCGCCGATCACCTTTGTGCTGATGACCCGCGGGAGCCACGTCCCGGCCGCGACGCGCGTGCTGATCGAAGCGCTGCAGGCCGATCACGGCGAGGTCGGCGCCACCCAGTTGTGA
- a CDS encoding acyltransferase family protein, with translation MTQVETDLDEAFRALTLDHVDEEVLSDDAFPVTDEAVAEALPNATRVVEQPVDLGDGPTSSDPVTPARIGPVYLEEPVRLDRIVEHPLTLRVLSEESVDLAAAATPARRGEPVRTPATKPGGIRRALALDGLRGVAVVAVVIYHLFGDLLPGGYLGVDIFFVLSGFLITSLLVREYGASGRISLRRFWTRRVRRILPAAITVLVVTTAVAGLIGGDVAVKLWRQFAGSALFVNNWVQIASSESYFADTTPRVFMHYWSLAIEEQFYVLWPLLFLVMMWAFRKRPLRSRMWASAGVAAALALASTVAMGLLFQSGVDPSRVYFGSDTHAFGILAGAGLALVVTAPGTFEDDSWPRILSPRVNAILGWLLAPAAFVGLMVLLFVLGDTAEATYRGGLFLACVLTTIVVHNAVRETGPLPRLLRIRVLRWLGERSFSLYLWHWPLFVFARELLRDAGDFWGSAWTIGAVAGVLTLVLSEASYRWIETPFRRLGLRGTLTSLGAASRRAVPAVAVVGTIVVCLLAGSALGSSPSKSQLETQLEQLAQLQEQANAKGQAAVRTERALPPGTQITAVGDSVMLASSQALFARFPGIYVDGEVSRHYSGAEPVLDALRANGQLRKYVVLGLGTNGQAFPGQLARIVRSMGPDRRVVLVVPYGHVDGIAEAAQQVLRWAPRQRNVYLAPWCQIADTHRGDLGPDGVHPIGPGLNEYADAVAQGLRQAVSGKRNPNITCPL, from the coding sequence ATGACCCAGGTCGAAACCGATCTCGACGAAGCCTTCCGCGCGCTCACTCTCGACCACGTCGACGAGGAGGTGCTGAGCGACGACGCCTTCCCCGTCACAGACGAAGCCGTCGCCGAGGCGCTGCCGAACGCCACCCGAGTCGTCGAACAGCCCGTGGATCTCGGCGACGGGCCGACGTCGTCCGATCCCGTCACGCCCGCCCGCATCGGCCCCGTGTACCTGGAGGAACCGGTCCGCCTGGATCGGATCGTGGAGCATCCGCTGACCCTGCGAGTGCTCTCCGAAGAATCGGTGGATCTGGCCGCCGCGGCGACGCCCGCCCGACGCGGCGAACCCGTCCGAACTCCGGCGACCAAGCCCGGCGGCATCCGCCGCGCTCTGGCGCTCGACGGACTGCGGGGCGTCGCGGTGGTGGCCGTGGTGATCTATCACCTGTTCGGCGACCTCCTGCCCGGCGGCTACCTGGGCGTCGACATCTTCTTCGTCCTGTCCGGCTTCCTGATCACCTCGCTGCTGGTCCGCGAGTACGGCGCCTCCGGTCGGATCTCGCTGCGACGGTTCTGGACCAGGAGAGTCCGACGCATCCTTCCGGCGGCGATCACCGTCCTGGTGGTCACGACGGCCGTCGCGGGTCTGATCGGCGGCGACGTAGCCGTGAAGCTGTGGCGGCAGTTCGCCGGATCGGCGCTGTTCGTCAACAACTGGGTGCAGATCGCGAGTTCGGAGAGCTACTTCGCGGACACCACGCCGCGCGTCTTCATGCACTACTGGTCGCTCGCCATCGAAGAGCAGTTCTACGTGCTCTGGCCGCTGCTGTTCCTGGTCATGATGTGGGCGTTCCGCAAGCGGCCGCTGCGGTCGCGGATGTGGGCGTCCGCGGGCGTAGCCGCCGCTCTGGCGCTTGCGTCGACGGTGGCGATGGGACTGCTGTTCCAGTCGGGCGTGGATCCGAGCCGGGTCTACTTCGGCAGCGACACCCACGCCTTCGGCATCCTCGCCGGCGCCGGACTGGCGCTCGTGGTGACCGCACCCGGCACGTTCGAGGACGACTCCTGGCCGCGGATCCTGTCGCCGCGGGTCAACGCGATCCTCGGCTGGCTGTTGGCGCCGGCGGCGTTCGTCGGGCTGATGGTTCTGCTGTTCGTCCTGGGCGACACCGCGGAGGCCACGTACCGCGGCGGTCTGTTCCTGGCGTGCGTGCTCACCACGATCGTCGTGCACAACGCGGTCCGCGAGACCGGCCCGCTGCCGCGTCTCCTGCGGATCCGGGTGCTGCGGTGGTTGGGCGAGCGCTCGTTCAGCCTGTACCTGTGGCACTGGCCCCTGTTCGTGTTCGCGCGCGAACTGCTGCGCGACGCCGGCGACTTCTGGGGCTCCGCGTGGACCATCGGCGCCGTCGCCGGCGTGCTGACGCTGGTGCTGTCGGAGGCGTCGTACCGGTGGATCGAGACGCCGTTCCGGCGGCTGGGGCTGCGCGGCACGCTGACCTCGCTGGGGGCGGCGTCGCGTCGAGCAGTTCCCGCCGTGGCGGTCGTGGGGACGATCGTCGTCTGTCTGCTCGCGGGCTCCGCACTGGGATCCAGCCCGTCGAAGTCGCAGCTGGAGACGCAGTTGGAGCAACTCGCGCAGCTGCAGGAGCAGGCCAATGCGAAGGGGCAGGCCGCGGTCCGCACCGAGCGCGCACTGCCGCCGGGAACGCAGATCACCGCGGTCGGTGACTCGGTGATGCTCGCGTCGTCGCAGGCCCTGTTCGCGCGCTTCCCCGGCATCTACGTCGACGGCGAGGTGTCGCGCCACTATTCGGGAGCGGAACCGGTGCTCGACGCCCTCCGCGCGAACGGTCAGCTCCGCAAGTACGTGGTCCTCGGACTCGGCACCAACGGTCAGGCGTTCCCGGGCCAGCTCGCGCGGATCGTGCGGTCGATGGGACCTGATCGTCGCGTGGTGCTGGTGGTGCCGTACGGCCACGTCGACGGGATCGCCGAAGCAGCTCAGCAGGTGCTCCGGTGGGCTCCGCGACAACGGAACGTGTATCTGGCGCCGTGGTGCCAGATCGCCGACACCCACCGCGGTGACCTCGGTCCCGACGGCGTCCACCCGATCGGCCCCGGGCTGAACGAGTACGCCGACGCCGTCGCGCAGGGACTGCGTCAGGCGGTGTCGGGCAAGCGCAATCCGAACATCACCTGCCCGCTGTAA
- a CDS encoding LacI family DNA-binding transcriptional regulator, translating into MTDPSRRRAGRPPTMKEIAERAGVHVSTVSRVLRQSEPVDGWSEAAQRVREVADELGYRPNPWAASLRTRRTTTIGAVMPRLTDGVVATIYQGVEEAARAAGYSVLLSSPPDEPAEQRAAIELLAGRQVDGLILSSLHSPATDFVDDLSLSVPVVALNRHANSGLPFAGGDDRLGGRLAGEHLVDCGYRRIAAVGGPLFATTGADRLTGFLDAMRDAGMPVPDDRIAHARMDVQGGIDAARTLLDRDDRPDAVFCVSDTMAIGLLGVARDLGLTIPDDLGLVGYNDIPVAAQLPVPLTTIVTPAHRIGEAGVQLLLQLIAGTEVPADVRLPVELTERGSTRRRPRSETQPQ; encoded by the coding sequence ATGACCGATCCATCACGCCGGAGGGCAGGGCGCCCGCCGACGATGAAGGAGATCGCCGAGCGCGCAGGCGTCCACGTGTCGACGGTGTCGCGCGTGCTGCGGCAGAGCGAACCGGTCGACGGCTGGTCGGAGGCGGCGCAGCGGGTGCGGGAGGTCGCCGACGAGCTCGGGTACCGACCGAATCCGTGGGCCGCGAGTCTGCGGACCCGGCGCACGACGACCATCGGCGCCGTGATGCCGCGCCTGACCGACGGCGTGGTCGCAACGATCTATCAGGGCGTCGAGGAGGCGGCTCGCGCCGCCGGCTACTCCGTGCTGCTGTCGAGCCCGCCCGACGAACCCGCCGAGCAACGCGCGGCGATCGAACTCCTCGCCGGTCGCCAGGTGGACGGCCTCATACTCAGCAGCCTCCACAGTCCCGCAACGGATTTCGTCGACGATCTCAGTCTGTCGGTCCCGGTCGTTGCGTTGAACCGGCACGCGAACTCGGGACTGCCGTTCGCCGGCGGCGACGACCGACTCGGTGGTCGCCTGGCCGGAGAGCATCTCGTGGACTGCGGGTACCGGCGAATCGCCGCGGTGGGCGGCCCACTGTTCGCGACCACCGGCGCCGACCGGCTCACCGGCTTCCTCGACGCCATGCGCGACGCCGGCATGCCGGTCCCCGACGATCGAATCGCACACGCCCGGATGGACGTGCAGGGCGGCATCGACGCCGCACGCACGCTGCTCGATCGCGACGACCGCCCCGACGCCGTGTTCTGCGTCAGCGACACGATGGCGATCGGACTGCTCGGCGTGGCCCGCGACCTCGGCCTGACGATCCCCGACGACCTGGGACTGGTCGGCTACAACGACATCCCCGTCGCCGCGCAGCTTCCTGTTCCGTTGACGACGATCGTCACGCCGGCACACCGGATCGGCGAGGCGGGAGTACAGCTGCTGCTGCAACTCATCGCCGGGACCGAAGTGCCGGCCGACGTCAGGCTGCCGGTCGAACTCACGGAACGCGGGTCGACGCGGCGTCGACCGAGGTCAGAGACTCAGCCGCAGTAG